A portion of the Bubalus kerabau isolate K-KA32 ecotype Philippines breed swamp buffalo chromosome 1, PCC_UOA_SB_1v2, whole genome shotgun sequence genome contains these proteins:
- the SULT4A1 gene encoding sulfotransferase 4A1, translating into MAESEAETPSTPGEFESKYFEFHGVRLPPFCRGKMEEIANFPVRPSDVWIVTYPKSGTSLLQEVVYLVSQGADPDEIGLMNIDEQLPVLEYPQPGLDIIKELTSPRLIKSHLPYRFLPSDLHNGDSKVIYMARNPKDLVVSYYQFHRSLRTMSYRGTFQEFCRRFMNDKLGYGSWFEHVQEFWEHHMDSNVLFLKYEDMHRDLVTLVEQLARFLGVSCDKAQLESLTEHCHQLLDQCCNAEALPVGRGRVGLWKDIFTVSMNEKFDLVYKQKMGKCDLTFDFYL; encoded by the exons ATGGCGGAGAGCGAGGCGGAGACCCCCAGTACGCCGGGCGAGTTCGAAAGCAAGTACTTCGAGTTCCACGGCGTGCGGCTGCCGCCCTTTTGCCGCGGGAAGATGGAGGAGATCGCCAACTTCCCGGTGCGGCCCAGCGACGTGTGGATCGTCACCTACCCCAAGTCCG GCACCAGCTTGCTGCAGGAAGTGGTCTACTTGGTGAGCCAGGGGGCCGACCCTGATGAGATCGGCTTGATGAACATCGACGAGCAGCTCCCGGTCCTGGAGTACCCGCAACCAGGCCTGGACATCATCAAG GAGTTGACATCTCCCCGCCTCATCAAAAGCCACCTCCCCTACCGCTTCCTGCCCTCCGACCTCCACAACGGCGATTCCAAG GTCATCTACATGGCCCGGAACCCCAAGGACCTGGTGGTGTCTTATTACCAGTTCCACCGCTCGCTGCGGACCATGAGCTACCGAGGCACGTTCCAGGAGTTCTGCCGGAGGTTCATGAACGACAagt TGGGCTATGGCTCCTGGTTTGAGCACGTGCAGGAGTTCTGGGAGCACCACATGGACTCGAACGTGCTATTCCTCAAGTACGAAGACATGCACCGG GACCTGGTGACCTTGGTGGAGCAGCTGGCCAGGTTCCTGGGGGTGTCCTGCGACAAGGCACAGCTGGAGTCGCTGACCGAGCACTGCCACCAGCTGCTGGACCAGTGCTGCAACGCCGAGGCCCTACCCGTGGGCCGGG GAAGGGTCGGGCTGTGGAAGGACATCTTCACCGTGTCCATGAACGAGAAGTTCGACCTGGTGTACAAGCAGAAGATGGGGAAGTGCGACCTCACATTCgacttttatttataa